ACGAAATCAGCCGCGGTGACGCCCGGATCAAAGCCGAAGAACTGCTCCGACGCGTCGAAATTCCCTCGCCTGCAAGCAAGCTGACGCAGTACCCGCATCAACTGTCCGGCGGCATGCGACAACGGGTTATGATCGCGATGGCCCTGTCCTGCGAACCGCGTCTGCTCATCGCCGACGAGCCGACCACCGCTCTCGACGTTCTGATTCAAGCGCAAATATTGAAACTACTCGTACAATTGAAAGAAGAAACGGGCATGTCCATGCTTCTCATCACCCACGATCTTGGCGTGGTCAAATCGCTGGCGCAACGGGTGATTATCATGTACGCCGGGGATATCGTGGAGATCGCTCCTGTCGCAGAACTGCTCGCTCATCCGCATCACCCCTACACGCGGGGCCTGATCGATTCCATCCCGCGACCGCAAAACGACCCGCAAGCGTCCAAACGCCTCAAGGCCATTAGCGGCAACGTGCCCGCGCCCGATGCGCGCCCTTCCGGTTGCGCCTTCCACCCCCGTTGCCCCATCGCTGTGGACCGTTGTCGCTCGGAGGTTCCGCCGCTGGCGGATATTGGGCCAGAGCGAAGCGTTCGTTGCTGGGAGGCGCCGTTCTCATGACCGAGCCTTTGCTGGAAGTGCGTCGCTTATGCAAAACATTTTACAAACGCAATAACAGTTCTCCAGACTTGCCGGTACGCGCCGTCCACGAAGTTTCCTTTCATCTCAACGCAGGCGAATCGCTGGGGCTGGTTGGCGAAAGCGGTTGCGGCAAATCCACGGTCGCGCGCTCCGTACTGCGTCTGACCGAACCCGATTCGGGCGACGTGTTGTTTCAAGGAGCGTCTTTACTTTCTCTGACGCCGGAGGCCCTGCGCGGATTCCGCAAGGAAATGCAGATCATCTTTCAGGACCCCTTTGCATCGCTCAACCCCAAATACAAAATTCGCGACATTTTGACGGAACCTTTCGCCATTCATGGAATCAAAGATCCCGAAATTCGACGCAAGCGCATTCTCGAACTGCTCGAGCAAGTCGGCCTGAACGAGCAACAGCTCGACCGTTACCCGCATGAATTCAGCGGCGGCCAATTGCAACGCATCGGCATCGCCCGAGCCATTGCGCTGGAGCCGCGCCTGATCGTCGCCGACGAACCGGTGTCAGCGCTCGACGTTTCAATCCAGGCGCAAATCATCAATTTATTAATGGATCTGAAAGATTCGGGAATTGCATTCTTATTCATTTCCCACGACATGGGAGTCGTCGAGAGATTTTGCGACCGGGTGGCCGTCATGTATCTTGGCAGGATCGTTGAGACGGCCCGCGCCGGGGCCTTGTACGCCGAGCCGCGTCACCCCTACAGCGAGGCCCTGATGGCCGCCGTACCCAGACTGGACGACACAAGAGCGATTCAGACAGAGATTCTCGGGGACTTGCCCGACCCCGCGCACATCCCGTCAGGGTGCGCCTTTCATACCCGATGCCCGATCAAGGAAGCGCAATGCGAGCGCTCCGTTCCCGAACTGAAGGAAGTCGCCCCGGGGCATTGGGTCGCCTGTCATCTAAGGAGTTGATGCGAACGGACTTCAGCCTGTCTGAGGCATTGACGAGGCATGGTGCAGGACCATGTACCAGCGACCTTTGATGCGCCGGAACAGATTGGTGGAAAAAACGCGCGAGGCGTGAACGCCGGACAGGGACATGGAAAACAGGTTTTCCTGACATCGCACCCATGCCATATCCTCCGACACGATGGACTCCATATCCGAGAGTTCGATTTCCAAGCCTTCTCCCGCCTTGAAAATCCCCTCCCAACTCATGATGATATCGTCAAAACCGACCAGGGGATCCCAGCCCGGGTGAATGCATACCGCCGAACTTTCCAAGGCCCACACCTGTTTCATCAACGTAATGTCCGCCTTGTTGAACGCCTGATAAAATGCCTGATTGGCATCCAGCGCGGATTGTTTTACATCATCCATACTCTTCCCCTGAAATCAATGTTCATGATCGTGCTCAGCTTCGCGAAGCCCCAGAAGGTACTCCACAGCTTCAAAGGTTTCCTCGGATTCCCAATTCTTGGCGCCATCCACACGCGAGACAATGCGCCCGGTGCGATCGATCACATAAGTGAAGGGAATCGTGAACGAAGGGTAAAGGCGCTCCGCCGTCCCTTCGGTATCCATGAGCACATCATAAGTCAAATGTCGCTCTTCCACAAATTGCGGAACTTTCTCCAACGCCATCTTGTCCAGACTCACCGCCAGCACCACCAAACCTTCGGAACGGTAGCGCTTGTACAAGGTTTCGAACGCCGGCATCTCCACGCGGCAGGGCGCGCACCAGGTCGCCCAGAAATTGAGGACGACCACTTGCCCCCGGTAATCCGCCAGATTCACGCGGTTGTTTTTCAAATTCCGCAGAGTAAAATCCGGCGCCATGAAGCCAACCTCCGACCGTTCCTGAATGTGGCTAGGCAGATTGGCGACATCCTCCGCGTCGAAGGGTTCTTCATTGAAATGCTCCATAAAAACCAGGAGCGTCCCGACAAAAAGAATACCAAACAGAGCCAGGTATTTCTTAACGGGAATAGAGTTTTTCTCGCTTGAGTCTATCGACTTCATCTTTCATTTTTTCCATTCCCACGCGCTGACTCATCAGGAGAAAATAAAGCAGGGTGAACGCGCCAAGGGATACACCCAAAGTGGCCAGCATGGAGGGGTCCATGCCCTGGCCCAGACCGTCGGCGCTGATGACTTTCGGTTTCGGATGAAAGGTGCGCCACCACAAAACAGAAAAATGGATCAGGGGAATATCCAGAAATCCCACGATGCCGACAACGGCGGCGTAT
This window of the Candidatus Nitrohelix vancouverensis genome carries:
- a CDS encoding ABC transporter ATP-binding protein, which codes for MNVPELIVKNLKIEFSGRQKTVSAVNGISFHVNAGETVALVGESGCGKTVTALSILRLIPSPPGKISEGEIIFRSRTLLSLPAKEMRALRGSEISMVFQDPLTSLNPVLSIGEQLIETLLQHNEISRGDARIKAEELLRRVEIPSPASKLTQYPHQLSGGMRQRVMIAMALSCEPRLLIADEPTTALDVLIQAQILKLLVQLKEETGMSMLLITHDLGVVKSLAQRVIIMYAGDIVEIAPVAELLAHPHHPYTRGLIDSIPRPQNDPQASKRLKAISGNVPAPDARPSGCAFHPRCPIAVDRCRSEVPPLADIGPERSVRCWEAPFS
- a CDS encoding ATP-binding cassette domain-containing protein, with the translated sequence MTEPLLEVRRLCKTFYKRNNSSPDLPVRAVHEVSFHLNAGESLGLVGESGCGKSTVARSVLRLTEPDSGDVLFQGASLLSLTPEALRGFRKEMQIIFQDPFASLNPKYKIRDILTEPFAIHGIKDPEIRRKRILELLEQVGLNEQQLDRYPHEFSGGQLQRIGIARAIALEPRLIVADEPVSALDVSIQAQIINLLMDLKDSGIAFLFISHDMGVVERFCDRVAVMYLGRIVETARAGALYAEPRHPYSEALMAAVPRLDDTRAIQTEILGDLPDPAHIPSGCAFHTRCPIKEAQCERSVPELKEVAPGHWVACHLRS
- a CDS encoding nuclear transport factor 2 family protein, with the translated sequence MDDVKQSALDANQAFYQAFNKADITLMKQVWALESSAVCIHPGWDPLVGFDDIIMSWEGIFKAGEGLEIELSDMESIVSEDMAWVRCQENLFSMSLSGVHASRVFSTNLFRRIKGRWYMVLHHASSMPQTG
- a CDS encoding TlpA family protein disulfide reductase; amino-acid sequence: MKSIDSSEKNSIPVKKYLALFGILFVGTLLVFMEHFNEEPFDAEDVANLPSHIQERSEVGFMAPDFTLRNLKNNRVNLADYRGQVVVLNFWATWCAPCRVEMPAFETLYKRYRSEGLVVLAVSLDKMALEKVPQFVEERHLTYDVLMDTEGTAERLYPSFTIPFTYVIDRTGRIVSRVDGAKNWESEETFEAVEYLLGLREAEHDHEH